The following are encoded in a window of Chionomys nivalis chromosome X, mChiNiv1.1, whole genome shotgun sequence genomic DNA:
- the LOC130868566 gene encoding melanoma antigen preferentially expressed in tumors-like: MDNKNPNTLLDLAIHQLLSNETATIHALEEIPRDLFVPLFCASFKGVHKNIVKAMVKVWPFTCLHIGTFTVRRPHRELLTAMLEGLQFLPVQNSGSRIPKLRILDLREDSGCKIVCPEIRTKSPACLFSCAHSEHSILKIQSQQSIASSEPEVQPSSLPMELIVNISIVSSITLREHEYLTLLLNKVEDSSGSLHLCCRDLEIDELGDRRNILNHLDLKCLVNLSVFQGSLDDVNNLLAQVGQLRRFCLSRITCRSLNGKAFRNFVSHLRCMDHLNELNLHSFVLTDHLETALRVLPTSLDFLHLTFCELSYNDFKFLAECPQINHLKLLNITHNPMYWEDCEPFYNILHRISGTLQHLAVNQCVLTDSMVAGVIPALSRCSQLRMLNFSSNPVSMPMLMRLLEHLTPLMELKYVIYPIPVHCYGRWPVQDSLDQQKLANVQARLKRMLRETGRSDMIWFTYPG, translated from the exons ATGGACAACAAGAACCCAAACACACTCCTGGATCTTGCTATACATCAACTCCTGAGTAATGAAACTGCAACCATTCACGCTCTCGAGGAGATCCCAAGGGACCTTTTTGTTCCACTATTCTGTGCCTCCTTCAAGGGTGTGCATAAGAATATAGTGAAGGCAATGGTGAAGGTTTGGCCCTTTACTTGTCTTCATATTGGCACATTTACTGTGCGCAGACCCCATCGTGAACTCCTGACAGCCATGCTGGAAGGTCTTCAATTCCTGCCCGTTCAGAACTCAGGATCTAG gATCCCTAAACTGAGGATCCTAGATTTAAGGGAGGATTCTGGCTGCAAGATCGTCTGCCCCGAGATCCGTACTAAGTCACCTGCATGCCTTTTCTCCTGTGCTCACTCAGAGCACTCAATCTTGAAGATTCAGTCCCAGCAGAGTATTGCAAGTTCAGAACCTGAGGTTCAACCTTCTAGTCTTCCCATGGAATTAATAGTGAACATTTCCATTGTTAGTAGTATCACCCTAAGGGAGCATGAATATTTGACTCTGCTTCTGAACAAAGTGGAAGACAGTTCAGGGTCTTTGCATCTCTGCTGCCGAGATTTGGAAATTGATGAATTGGGTGATAGGAGAAACATTCTCAACCATCTAGATCTTAAATGTCTAGTCAACTTGTCAGTATTTCAGGGCTCTCTCGATGATGTCAACAACCTTCTGGCTCAAGTGGGACAGCTGAGAAGATTTTGCCTGTCTAGAATCACTTGTAGATCTTTGAATGGGAAAGCCTTCCGGAATTTTGTCTCACATCTTAGGTGTATGGACCATCTCAATGAACTAAATTTGCATTCTTTCGTCCTCACAGATCATCTGGAAACTGCCCTGCG AGTCCTACCAACCAGTTTGGATTTCTTACATTTAACATTCTGTGAACTTTCTTACAATGATTTCAAGTTTCTAGCTGAGTGCCCTCAAATCAACCATTTAAAGTTGCTGAATATCACCCATAATCCGATGTACTGGGAAGATTGTGAGCCCTTTTATAACATCTTGCATAGAATCTCTGGTACCTTGCAACATCTGGCAGTTAATCAGTGCGTTTTAACAGATTCTATGGTTGCTGGTGTCATCCCCGCACTCAGTCGCTGTTCCCAACTTCGAATGCTCAACTTCTCCTCAAATCCTGTTAGTATGCCCATGCTCATGAGACTCCTTGAGCACTTAACACCGTTGATGGAGCTTAAATACGTGATTTATCCTATCCCTGTGCATTGCTACGGGAGATGGCCCGTCCAGGACAGTTTAGATCAGCAGAAACTGGCTAATGTGCAGGCACGATTAAAACGAATGCTACGAGAAACAGGGCGGAGCGACATGATTTGGTTTACATACCCTGGATAA